In the genome of Moorena sp. SIOASIH, the window CTCCTGGACAACTACCAGTCGCTCCTCATTTCCCAACTCCACTGTAAAAGCTGCTCCAGCACTAGGTCTGAGCCCCTGATGACTCTGCTCTACAGTCAGTTCAATATCTTGGGGATAATGATTGCGACCGCAAATGATAATAATATCCTTGAGGCGACCTGTAACAAATAGTTCTCCATTGTTTACAAATCCTAGGTCTCCAGTCCGCATAAAGGGACCGTGTCCTGTATCTGCTATGTAGCCATGAAACGTCTGCTTTGTTTCCTTTGGTCTCCGCCAATAGCCACCAGCTACACTGGCACCGGACACCCAAATTTCTCCTACTTGGTTATCAGCGCATAGCCTTAAGGATTCAGGGTCAACAATCGCGATTTTTTGATCTAACCATGGCTGACCACAACCTACAACCTTACGGGCACCTGTAACTTCCTTGCACACTGGTATTACTTGGTTTTGCTCTAGTGCCTTCCCGTCCACTGAACAAATAACCGGTGGCTCTGTTTTCAAACCCCCAGACACAAATAACGTGGCTTCTGCCATGCCATAGCAGGGGTAAAACGCCTCTTTTCGGAAGCCACAGGGGCCAAATTTAGCAGCAAACTGCTCTAGGGTCTCGGCACGGACTGGTTCCGCTCCTGTAAAAGCCACATCCCAGCTGCTCAGATCTAGAGTAGCCAACTGCTCTGGCTTCACCTTGCGAATGCACAGATCGTAAGCAAAATTAGGGCCACCACTTGTAGTAGCTTTGTATCGGGAAATCGCTTTTAACCAACGGATAGGCATCTGCAGAAATGCCAGGGGTGAGAGCAGAATACAGGGGATCCCCAAATATAAGGGTTGAAGCACGTTGCCAATTAGCCCCATATCATGGAATAGAGGCAGCCAACCAACAAAAATGGTTTGTTCGCTATGTCCGAAGGCGTGCTTAACCATCCGCTGATTGTGTAGCAGATTACCGTGACTTACCATTACTCCTTTCGGTGTCCCGGTAGAACCGGAGGTGTACTGGAGAAAGGCCAGGTTACTGCTGTCTAGGGTTGGTTCAGACCAGTCTAACCCTTGGTCGCGATCGCATTTATTGGTAGCAAGCAAATGCAGCCTCCCCAGAGCTGGATGCTGGGCAAAGCGACTGGTTAACTCGGTCAATAGAGATGTGGTAGTTAGGGCAAACAACGCCTCTGCATCTGATGCGATCGCTAACAACCGAGACAGATTGTAACTGCGTCGGGGTGGTGGATAAGCGGGCACTGCAATTACCCCAGCGTACAAGCACCCAAAGAAGGCAGCAATGAAGTCTATACCTGGTGGATAGACTAGTAAAGCTCGTTCCCCCGTTGCTCCCAGAGACTGCAACTGGCTGGCGATCGCCCTTGAGCGTTGGTCTAATACCTGATAAGTGAGTAGATCAGTTTCTTTTTCCCCTTTTTCTAGGAAAGTATAAGCGATTTGATCAGGCTGAGTTAGGGCTCTATAGCGCAACAACTCTACCAGATTATAAAACTTGTCGGAAAGGTCTGAACATCTCATATTTCGCAAGTTTCAAACTCCTTTTGAAAGAGCGTTTTTAAACACTTCCTTGCTCCCGATAAACAGTTTTTTAACTAAACAGTTTTTCAACTGTTTTAACTGTAGTTAGGTTTTCTGATCAATGAGACTCACCGAATCCAGCACAAACAAAAATTTAGCACAAAAAAAAATAACTGTCAATCCTAATTGGATGTAAATTTATTTCCGACTTTCGCTCAACAACAATAGCTATAGCAAACTAAGTACTCGGACATAATTTTATTTAACTGTGTTAATCAATCAACTTAAGGTCTGAACATCTGATATTTTATCGCAAGTTTCAAGCTCCTTTGGAAAGAGCGTTTGTCAAGGCATTATTACTCCCTATCAACAGTTTTTTAACGGTTTTAACTGTAGTTAGGTTTATGATAAATTAGACTTAGCGAATCCAGCACAAACAAAACTCTAGCACCGAAAAAATCAACTGTCAACCCTAATGGTAAATAAATTCATCCCAGACTTTCGTCCAAGAATAGCTATATAAAACTAAGTACTCGGACTAAGTACTCGGACATAATTTTTTTTAACTGTGTTAAGAAACTTACGGTCTGAACATCTCATATTTCGGAAGGAAGTTTTAAGCTCTTTTGGAAAGAGGGTTTTTCAACGCTTTGCTGCTCCCTATCAACAGTTTTTTAACGGTTTTAACTGTAGTTAGGTTTATGATCAATGAGACTTACCGAATCCATCATAAAAAAAACTCTAGCACGAAAAAAATTGACTGTCAACCCTAATGGGAAATAAATTCCTCCCAGACTCTCGTCCAACCATATAGCAAAGGGAACAGGGAACAGTCAACTTTAATTGTTTCCGACTACTTAGCTATAGAAAAAGAACATTTTCAACCAGACTCTCCCAACTCCTGATATGATCTCCGGATAATTACCCTGTCTTGATGCAGTCGCTCATGGGGGAAACCACGGCAGTCGCTGGGGGAACGGCAGTCGCTCATGGGGGTTTCCCCCAAGACCGCGCTGCCTCCCCAAGACCGCGCTGCCTCCCCAAGACCGCGCTGCATCGCTTTATAAAAATATCCCCCATCTCCCCATCTCCCCATCTCCCCATCTCCCCATCTCCCCGCGCCCCCGCCCCACCCTTCCCACCCTCCCCACACTTTTATGATGGGTATTCAACCGGACTTGATATGATTGGATCTGATCAGGATTTCTGGGAAAACTTAGGATAAGATGCAAATGGAGATCAGAGGATAACTGTGTCTCAAGACCTATTGCAAAACCGAGACTACACCATAATTCTGGCTAAAAATGCCTCTAAAACCTTTGGAACCCTGCCTGGACTGGACAAGCAGTGGTTGCTAGCTCAGGAGTCTATTATCGCCTTGGCAAAGAAATGTGAGGAACTCGATCCAGACGGACTCACCATTTACATTGCATCTACTCCCTATCAAAAATATGACAATACCAGTAGTCAGGCATTAGTTGACCTGTTTGAGCAGCCCTATGGTTCAGACAGCATCAATCTGGTTGAGCCGCTAAAAGTGGCAGTTGATGAACACTTTAGCCGTAAATCCCGCCAGCAGACAAAAGAAAACGGTGATATTATTATCGTCATCCTCGATAGTGAACCAAAGCCACGGATGGCTGTAGTCAAATTGCTAGTGGCAGCAACTAAGAAGATGGATTCTCAGGAAGAACTGGGTGTGATGTTTGCCCAAGTGGGGGAAGACCCCATTACTCGTGGTTTTCTAACGGCTTTAGATGATGATTTACATGCTGCGGGAGCTAAGTTAGACATTGCGGACACTAAGCTTTTGTCAGTTATGGAGGAAAGTCAGATTACCAAGTTTTTGCTCGATGCCCTATATGATTAGAATGTAAGCATTCAGCCGTCAGCTATTAGCCGTCAGCTATCAGCGTGTCGCGTATCAGCTGATAGCTTTCATTAAAATGAATGGTTACCACTGAAAACGGTTAAGTTCCAAAAACTATGTCTACACCGACCAATATCAATAAAATTCTGATTGAACGTCCTAGCCAAGACCATCTTGATAACTTAGGTGTCTCAAATTGGCCAATTTGGACAAAGGAAGTCTCGGAATTTCCCTGGACTTACGATGAGCCGGAAACTTGTTATTTGCTAGAGGGTGAAGTAGTTGTCACCCCAGATGGCGGTGAACCAGTTCAAATTGCCAAAGGAGATTTGGTAACTTTCCCAGCTGGAATGTCTTGCACCTGGAAGATTATTTCTAATGTTAGAAAGCACTATCAATTTGGCTAAAAGTTTGAGGGACTTTTGTCCAGGATTTTAGGGAGTAGGGAGTAGGGAGTAGGGAGTAGGGAGTAGGGGGAATAAAAACAAAGTGATTAACCGGAATTGAGAGCACTACTGGATGGTTTCACTCATCTGTTTCTCCAATTCTTCTAATAATTGATCGACATCTTTACCAACTTGCTCAAAGCACTCCGGTGGTGAAAGTTCAGGTTCAAATTGAATCAGTTTCAACTGTCCATTACCAATACCAATAATCAAAACTTCTTGCTCAGGTTTATGAGCATCCACCACTCCCAAAATTTCCTGAATTTGGTGATTAACCTGACGATTTAGGGTCTCTATTGCTTCCCTAGGACAGTAAACAAAATGTGGCTTTGGTTTCAGGTCAAGTCCGAGGGTCTCATCACTTTCTCCTTTTTCTAGAAATAGCCCCCAAGCCAGTGCAGCTAGTTCTTTCTGATTGGCTTTAACAAACTGATCTAACTGGCGTTGCCAATGGTTTGCTGGTAAGTCTTGCCGATTACTACCGAATAAGTTCATAAAGTATTTATTAATTGGGTGAGGTACAAAGTTCTGGGTTTTAGGGAGTACGGAGTAGGGAGTAGGGAGTAGGGAGCAGGGAAAAAATCCTGTGTACCTCATAAGTATGGAAAACGCTATACTCAGATCCCGATTGTATAGAGCTACACAAACCGCAAACTAACGCAGATGTGTTGTTTTTACCGCAGAACTGCACCATGATATCATTTCCGGGAGGATCAATATGGTCAAGCTTGGGCTAATTGGGTAATGGCTAATTGTGATTACTCCCAAGGGATTACCCATTACCAAAAAAGCTAAGGACCAAAACCACCCAAGGGCTAAAACCACTACTGCGCACCACCGGACAGGATATGAATGATTTTTGGACAGATATTCTCAACTTTGCCAAAGACACCACAAACCGTGTCGGGAATCGGCACCTTCAGGACTTTGGTCAGGTACAAGGGTCCGAAAAAGCGGATGGTACGTTAGTGACCCAGGCGGACAGGTGGGCAGATCAAGAAATTAGAGATGCGATCGCATCTCATTTCCCCAGCCATGGCGTACTGAGTGAAGAAGCATCCCACCAATTTCCTGAGTCTGAATGGTGCTGGATTATTGACCCTCTTGATGGCACCACCAACTTTACTAGAGGAATTCCCCTGTGGGGGGTTTCCTTAGGCTTGTTGTATCAGGGAACCCCAGTGTTTGGTTACATTCATTTTGCCCCTGTCCAGCAATCCTTTCATGGTTTTTGGCTGGGTAAATCAGACCTCAAAGGTGTAGACAACGGTGCTTTTCTCAATGGACGTCCCATCCACAGCAGCCAGGATTCCCCTAGCCAAAACCACTTTTTCAACCTGTGCGCCCGTAGTACCTCAGTTATGAAGCAACCCTTCCCCTGCAAAATTAGGATGCTAGGGGTTGCCAGTTACAACTTTCTCGCCACCGCCAACGGTGTCACCTTAGGAGGAGTGGAAGCCACCCCCAAGATTTGGGATTTTGCTGGAGCTTGGGTGATTATTCACGCAGCTGGGGCAGTTTGGGTACCCCTAGATTCTCAGCCAATTTTCCCCTTGCAAGTGGGCGAAG includes:
- a CDS encoding fatty acyl-AMP ligase, which produces MRCSDLSDKFYNLVELLRYRALTQPDQIAYTFLEKGEKETDLLTYQVLDQRSRAIASQLQSLGATGERALLVYPPGIDFIAAFFGCLYAGVIAVPAYPPPRRSYNLSRLLAIASDAEALFALTTTSLLTELTSRFAQHPALGRLHLLATNKCDRDQGLDWSEPTLDSSNLAFLQYTSGSTGTPKGVMVSHGNLLHNQRMVKHAFGHSEQTIFVGWLPLFHDMGLIGNVLQPLYLGIPCILLSPLAFLQMPIRWLKAISRYKATTSGGPNFAYDLCIRKVKPEQLATLDLSSWDVAFTGAEPVRAETLEQFAAKFGPCGFRKEAFYPCYGMAEATLFVSGGLKTEPPVICSVDGKALEQNQVIPVCKEVTGARKVVGCGQPWLDQKIAIVDPESLRLCADNQVGEIWVSGASVAGGYWRRPKETKQTFHGYIADTGHGPFMRTGDLGFVNNGELFVTGRLKDIIIICGRNHYPQDIELTVEQSHQGLRPSAGAAFTVELGNEERLVVVQEVERSYWQKLDVDEVVENICQAVASEHQLQVYDVALIKPGSIPKTSSGKIQRYNCRVGFLTGSLNGVPGKVFRKSQISTVGN
- a CDS encoding cupin domain-containing protein, which translates into the protein MSTPTNINKILIERPSQDHLDNLGVSNWPIWTKEVSEFPWTYDEPETCYLLEGEVVVTPDGGEPVQIAKGDLVTFPAGMSCTWKIISNVRKHYQFG
- a CDS encoding inositol monophosphatase family protein produces the protein MNDFWTDILNFAKDTTNRVGNRHLQDFGQVQGSEKADGTLVTQADRWADQEIRDAIASHFPSHGVLSEEASHQFPESEWCWIIDPLDGTTNFTRGIPLWGVSLGLLYQGTPVFGYIHFAPVQQSFHGFWLGKSDLKGVDNGAFLNGRPIHSSQDSPSQNHFFNLCARSTSVMKQPFPCKIRMLGVASYNFLATANGVTLGGVEATPKIWDFAGAWVIIHAAGAVWVPLDSQPIFPLQVGEDYGQRSFPTLVAARPELVSVFKPLVEFLGAKASRM